The genomic DNA GTTTGCGATTTTCCTGACGGGCACCTTGTCCTATTTCAAGGATGAAATTACCCACTGGATGCAACCCGAAGTGCAGGCCCATCCATTGGACGACGCACGCAGTCTTGCCGCCGCCCAGGCCTATTTGCAGCAACAGGCACCCACTGCCGCACGCTGGTTTATCAGCTTGCCGGACAGCCGCGAACCCGGCCTGTCGGTGATGTGGCAAGACAGGATCGACCCCGGCAAACGCGGCAATTTCGTCGAAAAAATCATCGACCCTGCCACAAGCCAACCCGTACAGACCCGCGAAAGCATGGGCGGCGACTTCTTCTACCGCTTTCACTTCCAGCTACAAATGCCCTACCCGTGGGGCCGCTGGTTATCGACCATCGCCGCCATGGTGATGTTCGTCGCGCTGATCACCGGCATCATCACCCACAAAAAAATCTTCAAGGACTTCTTCACCTTCCGCCCCCGCAAAGGCCAGCGTTCCTGGCTCGACGGGCATAACGCGGTGGGTGTGCTGGTGCTGCCGTTTCACCTGATGATCACCTACAGCAGCCTGGTTATCTTCATGAATATGGTGATGCCTGCGCCGATCACTGCGGCTTATGGCGGCGACAACCGGGCCTTTTTCAATGAAGTGTTCCCCACGACCAATAACCCGCCAGCGCTCGGTCAGCCGGGCGCGTTGCTGCCGTTATTACCGCTCTACGAGCAAGCGCGTGAGCAGTGGGGCGGTGGGCACGTCGGGCGTTTGGTGGTCAATAACCCAGGCGATGTGAACGCTTCGGTCAATGTTGTGCGCGCCGGTTCCGACCGTGTAGTGCATGATTTTGGCAGTACCGTCTCCTTCAATGGCCACACCGGCGAGTTGCTGCGGGTCAGCGCAGAGCAGTCGTTGCCCGCCGCAATCGGCGGCAGTTTCTACGGCCTGCACATGGGGCATTTCGCCGGGCCGGTACTGCGCTGGCTGTACTTCATTTGCGGGTTGGCGGGCACGGCGATGATCGGCACCGGGCTGGTGATCTGGCTCGGCAAGCGCCAGCTCAAGCATGCAAAAACCTCGGTGATGCCGTTTGAGTTGCGCCTGGTGGAGGTGCTGAACATCGCGAGCATGGCCGGGCTGATGATCGCAGTTGCTGCCTTCTTCTGGGCCAACCGCCTGCTGCCGGTGAGCTTTGCCGAGCGCTCGTCGTGGGAAGTGGAGTCCTTCTTCATTGCCTGGGGTTTGAGTTTGCTGCACG from Pseudomonas tolaasii NCPPB 2192 includes the following:
- a CDS encoding PepSY-associated TM helix domain-containing protein, translating into MKEGFRQAMAWLHTWAGLIFGWLLFAIFLTGTLSYFKDEITHWMQPEVQAHPLDDARSLAAAQAYLQQQAPTAARWFISLPDSREPGLSVMWQDRIDPGKRGNFVEKIIDPATSQPVQTRESMGGDFFYRFHFQLQMPYPWGRWLSTIAAMVMFVALITGIITHKKIFKDFFTFRPRKGQRSWLDGHNAVGVLVLPFHLMITYSSLVIFMNMVMPAPITAAYGGDNRAFFNEVFPTTNNPPALGQPGALLPLLPLYEQAREQWGGGHVGRLVVNNPGDVNASVNVVRAGSDRVVHDFGSTVSFNGHTGELLRVSAEQSLPAAIGGSFYGLHMGHFAGPVLRWLYFICGLAGTAMIGTGLVIWLGKRQLKHAKTSVMPFELRLVEVLNIASMAGLMIAVAAFFWANRLLPVSFAERSSWEVESFFIAWGLSLLHAMLRRGRQAWVEQLSAGALLFVTIPLLNALTTSQHLGVSLAKGDWTMAGFDLTCCASGLFLTWAAWKMQHRVAPQARAARAQGLALKPEAR